In Arvicanthis niloticus isolate mArvNil1 chromosome 4, mArvNil1.pat.X, whole genome shotgun sequence, a single window of DNA contains:
- the LOC117707256 gene encoding LOW QUALITY PROTEIN: small ribosomal subunit protein uS15-like (The sequence of the model RefSeq protein was modified relative to this genomic sequence to represent the inferred CDS: inserted 1 base in 1 codon), which produces MYAPRKGLSQSALPYRHSVPTWLKLTSEDVKEQIYKLAKKGLTFSQIGVILRDSHGVAQVHFVTGNEILRILQSKGXAPDLPEDLYHRIKKAVAVRKHLERNRNYMAQYYNTKLVLPPNWKYELSTASALVA; this is translated from the exons ATGTACGCTCCCAGGAAGGGACTGTCCCAGTCAGCGCTGCCCTACCGCCATAGCGTCCCCACGTGGCTGAAATTGACATCTGAAGACGTGAAGGAACAGATTTACAAATTGGCCAAGAAAGGTCTGACTTTCTCCCAGATAGGTGTGATCCTGAGGGACTCACATGGTGTGGCACAGGTCCACTTTGTGACTGGAAATGAAATCTTGAGAATCCTTCAGTCCAAAG CTGCCCCTGATCTCCCTGAGGATCTCTACCATCGGATTAAGAAAGCAGTTGCTGTCCGGAAGCACCTTGAGAGGAACAGAAACTATATGGCTCAATACTATAACACTAAGCTGGTGCTCCCACCCAATTGGAAATATGAATTGTCCACAGCCTCTGCTCTAGTGGCGTAA